Proteins found in one Exiguobacterium sp. 9-2 genomic segment:
- the hisH gene encoding imidazole glycerol phosphate synthase subunit HisH translates to MIAIVDYGVGNIANVERALKELGEAVIVTSDTELLDQAEALVLPGVGAYAPAMERLKETGLVDFLKEQAEKKPFLGICLGMQLLFESSDEDGLTEGLGILPGTIEKLPSDVRLPHMGWHQLTNHGEAVYFVHSYGAVCDPEWIVDSVEYGRLVPAIVQKGQVTGMQFHPEKSGEVGLKLLKEWRETTCNSTQQSI, encoded by the coding sequence ATGATAGCAATCGTCGATTATGGCGTCGGGAATATCGCGAATGTCGAGCGGGCGTTAAAGGAGCTCGGCGAAGCAGTCATCGTCACGAGTGACACGGAGTTGCTCGACCAAGCGGAAGCACTCGTCTTACCGGGTGTCGGTGCTTATGCACCGGCAATGGAGCGCCTGAAGGAAACGGGACTCGTCGACTTCTTAAAAGAACAAGCGGAAAAGAAACCGTTCCTCGGGATTTGCCTCGGGATGCAACTGCTCTTTGAATCGAGTGACGAAGATGGACTGACAGAAGGACTCGGAATTTTACCGGGAACGATCGAAAAACTACCGAGCGACGTCCGCTTGCCACACATGGGCTGGCACCAGCTGACGAACCACGGCGAAGCGGTCTATTTCGTCCACTCGTACGGTGCCGTCTGTGATCCAGAATGGATCGTCGATTCGGTCGAATACGGACGTCTCGTCCCAGCAATCGTCCAAAAAGGACAAGTCACGGGGATGCAGTTCCACCCGGAAAAGAGTGGCGAAGTCGGATTGAAACTACTGAAGGAATGGAGAGAGACGACATGCAACTCTACCCAGCAATCGATTTAA